One Mycolicibacterium fortuitum subsp. fortuitum genomic window carries:
- the typA gene encoding translational GTPase TypA gives MDSRPSFRNVAIVAHVDHGKTTLVDAMLRQSGALTHRGDDAVERLMDSGDLEKEKGITILAKNTAVHRVHSDGTMTVINVIDTPGHADFGGEVERGLSMVDGVVLLVDASEGPLPQTRFVLRKALAAHLPVILVVNKTDRPDARIAEVVEESHDLLLDVASDLDDEAQAAAEKALDLPTLYASGRAGIASTTQPPNGENPDGENLDPLFDVLMEHIPPPSGDPEAPLQALVTNLDASAFLGRLALIRIYNGRIKKGQQVAWMREVDGSPVITNAKITELLATEGVDRNPTEEAVAGDIVAVAGIPEIMIGDTLADPDNSHALPRITVDEPAISVTIGTNTSPLAGRVSGHKLTARMVKNRLDAELVGNVSIRIVDIGRPDAWEVQGRGELALAILVEQMRREGFELTVGKPQVVTKNIDGKLHEPFEELTIDCPEEFVGAITQLMANRKGRMEQMTNHAAGWVRMDFVVPSRGLIGFRTDFLTETRGTGIANAVFEGYRPWAGEIRARHTGSLVSDRSGSITPFAMIQLADRGQFFVEPGQDTYEGQVVGINPRAEDLDINITREKKLTNMRSSTADVMETLARPLELGLEQAMEFCAEDECVEVTPEVVRVRKVELTASLRARAKARAKARG, from the coding sequence GTGGATTCACGCCCGAGCTTTCGCAACGTCGCCATCGTCGCCCACGTCGACCACGGCAAGACGACCCTAGTCGATGCGATGCTGCGACAGTCCGGTGCCTTGACGCACCGCGGCGACGACGCGGTCGAACGCCTGATGGACTCCGGTGACCTTGAGAAGGAAAAGGGCATCACCATCCTGGCAAAAAACACTGCAGTACACCGCGTCCACAGTGACGGCACCATGACGGTGATCAACGTCATCGACACTCCCGGTCACGCCGATTTCGGTGGCGAGGTGGAGCGCGGCCTGTCCATGGTGGACGGCGTGGTGCTCCTGGTGGACGCCTCCGAGGGCCCGCTGCCGCAGACCCGGTTCGTGCTGCGCAAGGCCCTGGCCGCGCACCTGCCGGTGATCCTCGTGGTCAACAAGACCGACCGGCCTGACGCCCGCATCGCCGAGGTGGTCGAGGAGAGCCACGACCTGCTGCTCGACGTGGCCTCCGACCTTGACGACGAGGCCCAGGCGGCCGCCGAGAAGGCACTCGATCTGCCCACGCTGTACGCATCGGGCCGGGCCGGCATCGCGTCGACGACGCAACCCCCCAACGGGGAGAACCCTGACGGGGAGAACCTGGATCCGCTGTTCGATGTGCTGATGGAGCACATCCCGCCGCCGTCGGGCGACCCGGAGGCCCCGCTGCAGGCGCTCGTCACCAACCTCGACGCGTCGGCCTTCCTGGGCCGGCTCGCGCTGATCCGCATCTACAACGGCCGGATCAAGAAGGGCCAGCAGGTCGCCTGGATGCGTGAGGTGGACGGCTCGCCGGTAATCACCAACGCCAAGATCACCGAATTGCTGGCCACCGAGGGCGTCGACCGCAACCCGACCGAGGAAGCTGTTGCCGGCGACATCGTCGCCGTCGCGGGCATCCCTGAAATCATGATCGGTGACACCCTGGCCGATCCCGACAACTCGCACGCTTTGCCGCGTATCACCGTCGACGAACCGGCCATCTCCGTCACCATCGGCACCAACACCTCACCGCTGGCCGGTCGGGTGTCGGGCCACAAGCTGACCGCCCGGATGGTGAAGAACCGCCTCGACGCCGAACTCGTCGGCAACGTGTCGATCCGCATCGTCGACATCGGCCGCCCCGACGCCTGGGAGGTGCAGGGCCGCGGTGAGCTGGCGCTGGCCATCCTGGTCGAGCAGATGCGCCGTGAGGGTTTCGAGCTGACGGTCGGCAAGCCGCAGGTGGTCACCAAGAACATCGACGGCAAGCTGCACGAGCCGTTCGAAGAGCTGACCATCGACTGCCCGGAGGAGTTCGTCGGCGCCATCACCCAGCTGATGGCCAACCGCAAGGGCCGCATGGAGCAGATGACCAACCACGCCGCCGGCTGGGTGCGGATGGACTTTGTGGTGCCCAGCCGTGGGCTGATCGGGTTCCGCACCGACTTCTTGACCGAGACCCGCGGCACCGGTATCGCCAACGCGGTGTTCGAGGGCTACCGGCCGTGGGCCGGGGAGATCCGGGCCCGCCACACCGGCTCGCTGGTGAGCGACCGGTCCGGTTCGATCACCCCGTTCGCGATGATCCAGCTGGCCGACCGTGGCCAGTTCTTCGTCGAGCCCGGCCAGGACACCTATGAGGGCCAGGTCGTCGGGATCAACCCGCGCGCCGAGGATCTCGACATCAACATCACCCGCGAGAAGAAGCTGACGAACATGCGGTCGTCGACCGCCGACGTCATGGAAACTCTCGCGCGGCCTCTGGAGCTCGGGCTCGAGCAGGCCATGGAGTTCTGCGCCGAGGACGAGTGCGTGGAGGTGACCCCGGAGGTTGTCCGCGTGCGCAAGGTAGAGCTGACTGCCTCGCTGCGGGCACGCGCGAAGGCGCGGGCCAAGGCACGCGGATAG